AAAAACAATTACTTACAAAGTGGAAATGTATTCAATAGATGAGGCTTTTATCGATATATCTGATGTGGCAGTTACACCTAAAGACTTAGGCTACATTATAAAAAGTCATATTAAAAAAAATTTTGGTATTACATGTACAGTTGGAGTCGGCAAATCAAAGCTTGTGGCAAAAATGGCAACCGAAATCAACAAACCTGACGGACTAAATATAATAAACGACGAAGATGTATACGCATTTTTAGATACATTTAGCTTAAACGACATATGGGGGATAGGGAAAAAGCTTACAAAAAAGCTCAATAGTCTTGGAATCTACAGCACAAAAGATATTAGAAAACTTAATAAAGATTTTTTTATAAAGACATTTGGGAAAAACGGGGAAAAAATTTACGGTATGGCATTTGGCGAATATCCGGAAGGGGTAAAGTATGAGGATGAGCCGATAAAATCAATAGGGCACAGTATAACTTTACCAAAAGATACTTTCGACAGAAAACTCTTAGACAGCTACATACTACAACTTTCCGACATGGTATCTTTTAGAGCCAGAAAAGCTCACATTGCAGGTAAAACCATAACTTTTCATTTAAGATATTCCGATATGACAAAATTTTCAAAAATGCACACAATAGGATACCCTACATCTGCAACTCACCAAATTTATGAAATAGCAAAGCATATTTCCAAAGATATAGATATGACAAAAGGGGTAAGACACGTGGGTGTTTCTCTGGGCAACTTAATATATTCCTGTGGAAGTATAAACGATATTTTCAGTAAAAAGTGGGAAAATGTATATTCTGCAATAGACAGTATAAACCATAAATATGGAAATTTAACAATAACTTTTGCCAATGTATTAAATTGCCAGAGGTTAAGCTCAAACACTCTTCACCCCTGGCAAAAATTATAAATTATTTTGCATTGTCATCGGTTTCAATTTGGAAGTCTGCTTCCAAATAATCGTAATTAACTCTCAAAAGGGAAACTTTCAGTCTGTCCCCTACTTTAAATGTCTTTCTCGTCTTTTTACCTATTATGATATTATCATTATGAAAGTAGCTGTAAAAATCGTCATCAAGGCTTGAAAGGGGTATAAAACCACCCATAATAAGCTTAGGAATAAACACAAACATACCGCCGGAATTAAGCCTATTTATATATGCTTCATATATTGTGCCTTTATTATTTTCCAAAAATTTTAATTTTTTAAACTGATGAATCTCACGCTCGGCATCTTCCGCCCTCTGCTCAGTTTCAGAAGATTGTTTAGTGGCTTTTTCTACAAAATCACCCGGAATATCATAAGGATATTCAAATAAAGCATTTTTTATCAGTCTGTGAATAACAAGGTCAGGATATCTTCTGATGGGGCTGGTAAAATGCGTATAAGATTTTGATGCAAGACCAAAATGTCCTATATTTTTTGTATCGTAAATTGCCTTTTCCATAGTCTTTACGAGCAGAGAATTTAGAATATATCCAAACTTGTTATCTTCAAACTTTGAAGCAATCTCCTGAATAGTTTTAGGGGTAATTTCATCAGGCAAATCTACCGAAATACCAAAAGTAGATAATACATTTAAAAATTCTCTTACTTTTACGGCAGACGGCTTATCATGTACTCTATAAACAGAAACAACGCCAAGATTTTCAAGATATTCAGAAACCGCCTCATTTGCTTCAATCATAAAATTTTCAATTATCCTGTGGGATAACTTTCTTTCAAGGGGCTGAATATCTACCAAATCCCCGTTTTTGTCAAAAATAAACTCCGGCTCAGGAAGATCAAAATCTATTGTTCCCTGACTCTTCCTTTTTTCTATAAGTAAATTAGTTAATTCAACGGCAATAGAAAGAAGATTTTTAAGGGGTTTACTCCTTGTTTTTTCCTTCCCTTCAATAATATCATTTACATAATTGTAAGTAAGCCTGTAATTACTTTTAATCGTAGACTGATACAGCTCTAACTTAACCCTTTCACCATTTTTATTGTAAAATATTTTGGCAGTTAAAGTTAGTTTTATCTCATCAGGTCTCAAGCTGCATAGTTCATTTGATAGTTTTTCCGGAAGCATTGGAATCGCAAATTCAGGAAAATATACACTTGTACCCCTCTTATATGCCTCTATATCTACCCTTGTGTTTGGCCTTACAAAATGAGCAACGTCTGCAATGTGAACATATAATATATAACCGTCATCACTTTTTTCCAAAGATATGGCATCGTCAAAATCACGAGCTGTCTCCCCGTCAATAGTAACGGTAAATAGCTTTTTAAAATCGGTCCTTTTACCAGGATTATTGAGTAGATTTTGAGCTTTTTTATCAACCTCTTTGATTACAGCAGGAGGAAAATTTCTGTCCAATTCGTATTTAGATAAAACTATTTCGTTTTCAATACCCTTATCACTCAAATTCCCCAAGACTTTTAATATTTTACCTTCAGGATTTTTCCCCCCTTGCGGGTAAAATACTATTTCACACAAAACTACATCATTGTCCTTCAAGTTTTTAGAGTATTTTTTAGGGATATATATATCGTTAAACAATTTTTTTACGAAAGGGATAACATGAGCAAAATGTGCAGACTTTTCAACTCTACCGACAACTTTTCTATATCCACGTTCAAGTATCTTAACTACACGGGCTTCCTTTTTATTCCTAAAATATTCTATTCTGACAGCAACCCTATCTTTGTGAACTGCACCATTCATCTTTTTTGGGGGGACAAATATATCTTCCATGCTTTCATCATCAGGGACAAAAAATGCATAACCATCAGGATGCCCGTCAAGGTAGCCTGTCAAAACATCCAAATTTTTGGTAAGACAATATTTGTTTGATTTTAACTTTATAATTTGTCCTTCTTTTATAAGTAACTTAAGAGATTGTTTTAAGTTTTTAGTGTCAATATCTGTTTCTTTGAGAAGCTCATTGAGCTTGACGGGTTTATCTTTTTCCAACAAAAAGTTAATAATTTTACTTTCAATATTATTCAATATTTAAGTCCTTTATTTTTTTTCTTAATGTATTTCTGTTAATTCCCAAAATCTTTGATGCTTCAGATTTATTATTAAGCGTCTTTTCCAAAGCAGCTTTTATAAGCGGCTTTTCGACTATTTTCAAATATTCCTCATAAGAATTAAACGATTCACTTATAGTTTCTGAGCTAATAATCTCAGCAGCAAGATTTTTTAACTGCTTGGAAAGGGAATCTTTACCATTTTTGCCGTTTATTTCAAATACTTTATTTGGCAAGTTATGTTTTGTCAAAGTTTTTCCGCTTGAATGTACAATACTGTATTGAATAACATTTTCAAGCTCTCTAATATTACCCGGCCAATTATATTTAACTAAAACTTCCATAGCATCGGTACTAATAGATATATCCTTCTCCCCTAAAGAGGCATACTTTTTCAAAAAATGATTCACAAGCACAGGGATATCCTCTTTTCTTTCCCTTAAGGATGGAAGGCTTATTGTGACTACATTTAATCTATAATATAAATCTTCTCTAAATCTTTTTTCTCTGACAAGCTCTTCCAAGTCATCATTTGTAGCAACAATTACCCTTATATCAAGCTTTGTTGTCTTATTTGAACCAAGCCTTGTAACCTCTTTTTCCTGTAAAACACGCAATAATTTTGATTGTATGGCCATTTCAGCTTCTGAAATCTCATCCAAGAATATAGTACCACCGTTTGCTTCTTCAAATTTGCCCGGCTTATCACCTACTGCCCCGGTAAATGCACCCCTGCTATAACCAAAAAGCTCGCTCTCCATAAGCTCTTTCGGTATAGCAGCCATATTTATAGCCACAAAAGGTTTGCCACTTCTTGAACTTTTTTCGTGTATCATTTTGGCGATTACTTCTTTACCTGTACCGGTCTCCCCCTGAATCAGCACATTAATATCGGTCTTTGCTATTTTGCCAATGGTCTTATAAATATCTACCATTTTTTTATTGTGCGTTTGAAAGTCGTATTCATCTTCAAAAGAGACGACCTTTTTATTCCCCTTATCACTTATTATTTCATTAATCTTATCTTTCAACTCTTTTAAATCAAAAGGCTTACTGACAAAATCAATTGCTCCGGCTTTCATAGAATTAATAATATTTGAACCTGAATTTTGAGCTGTCATTATCAAAAAAGTAGTGTCATTGTAAATTTTAGACCATTTTTCAACAAGCTCGATACCATTTTCGTTATTTAAAAATATATCAACAAGGCACACATCTATGGAGTAATCGTTTAAAATTCCAACGGCTTCCTGCGATGTCTCACAAGTAAGTACTTCGGTGGATTTGTCTGATAACCCTTCCTTTAATACCCAAAGGATACTTTCTTCGTCATCCAAAATCAATACTCTCATCATATCAAACAGGCAAATAGATACTAAAAGTAGTACCCTCTCCTTCTACAGATTTATATTCAATTTTACCAAAATGCTTTTCAATTATCTCTTTAGAAATAACAAGACCCAAGCCACTCCCTTTGGACTTGGTAGTCCAAAATGGAGTAAACAGTTTATTCCTAATACCCCTGTCAATACCGTTACCATTATCAATAATACTAAATTTTAACATTTTTTTAAACACATTTTTTTCTCTATCAAAAAACTTTATGGTAGAGTCAATCTCATATCTGATTTCAACTCTGGAAGTATTAGCGGCTTCACATGCATTCTTTATCAAATTATTAAAAACCATTTCAAGCTTTTCTCTGTCACCGCTTACTTTTTTGATGGAATCATCTATGCACAAAATGAAATCTATTTTATTGTAAATAATCACAAATTTATCAACAATATTTTTTAAAAAATCATCTATATATATGTCACTGTAATTCAATTTAAGGTCTGTCAACACATTTACACTTTCAAGCAAATATTTGATACGACTGCTCTCTTTTCGTATAATATTTGTACATTTTTTAAGATAATCATCATCATATTTAGATTCAATTACCTGAATTACTCCTTCAATAGCGGTTAAAGGGTTTTTTATCTCATGATGAAGGGAGCTTATATCAATAAACTCGCTAATAGAAGCAACAAACTCACCTAAAGGTATTATAATAAAACTCAACTCTTCCTGATTGAAAAATTTAATACCATAAGTCTCTTTGTTAGTTTTAAATATGTTTTTCCCTGTATTTAGAACACTAACCAGATATTCAAAAAGATTACTGACTCCTGCCATATATAATTCTGTAAGCAGCTTTTCACCGTAGGAGTTAGTGGCAAGTATTTTCCCATTTTCATCAAACTTTAGAAAACCATAATCCTCATAACTTTGCATAAATACTACATACTATTTTCTGACGTCATACCTAATCTACTATTGTCAAAAGGTAAAAACTCAAACTCATCCATAATGCTTTCGGTAATCTGACTGGTCTCCTTGTCAACTTTTAAATAGCTTACATTGTCTGTAGACTTAAAAACATCAAAATCTACTTCCGGCAATACGCCTACTACATAATCTATCCAAGCAGGCAAAGAAGCTCTACCCCCTGTCTCAAGCCTTCCAAGTGACTGAAAATCATCAAATCCAGTCCATACACCTATAGTTAGGTTTGGTAAAAAACCAATAAACCAAGCATCTTTGTAATCGTTCGTAGTACCTGTTTTCCCACCTATAAACCTATTAATAAATTTTGCTTTTCTTCCTGTACCGTTTTCTACAACATTTATAAGAGTATCCGTCATTATCTGAGCAGTCTCAGGCTTTATTGCCTGATATTTTATTTGCTCATTAACCTCATAAACAGTATTGCCGCTGTAATCCTCTATGGACTTTACAAATATTGGCTCTACATATTCACCCATATTTGGAAAAACAGAAAAAGCTGTTACCATCTCAAGTAAAGAGATGGCACCAGAGCCTATACTTACAGATAAATCCCTTTGAAAGTCAGTAGTAATACCAAACTTTTTGGCATATGAAATAATCTTATCTATACCTATTTTTTCGGCAACTTTTATTGTAACGATATTTCTCGATTTGGTAAGTGCCTGTCTTAGCGTAGTAAATCCATAAAATTCCTGTTCAAAATTTTCAGGCTTCCAATATTTACCTTCCTCACCGGTATCCATAATAACAGGTGCATCCAATATTTGAGTATTTATATTCATTCCACTTTCAAGTGCCGCAGTATACACAATTGGCTTAAAAAGACTTCCGACCTGCCTTCTTGCCTGTGTTGCTCTGTTAAACATAGACTTTGAATAATCAAAGCCTCCTACCATGCTCAGCACTTCTCCTGTTTGGGGAATCATAGACAAAAGAGCACTTTCTGCTTTTGGTTCCTGTGCTAATAAATAATTTCCGTTACCTGTCTTCTGCACAATGATTACATCATCATTTCTAATAATTTTTCGCATATCATCCAAAAGCCTTATATCTGAGCCATACGGCTTTGCCCATCTATTTTTTATAAGTTCAATTCTTCCCTTCAGGAAGTCTTCCGAAGAGTTGTCAAGGGATACAAAATCAGCATACTTTCTATCGACATCTGTCACCTTGACAATCCTAAAGCCATATCTTTCTATATACTTTACCTTATTGATTTTTTCTTCTATATTTTCTTCAGACATATTCCCGATTACTCCAAAGTATCCTTGGCGTTTTGATAAATCAAGCAAGTTGCTTGAAATTGCCTTTTCAGCAATATTTTGAAAATCTACATCGAGGGTTGTATTTACTTTGTACCCCTTGTCATATAAATCCAAACCAAGTTTGTCATTTATATAACTTCTTATAAAATCTATAAAATAAGGAGCTGATAAAATTTTATCAGGGATGTTCGGAATGATTTTTATCTCATCCAATTTAGCAACTTCATACTCCTTCTCAGTCAGATACCCCTCTTCATACATTCTATACAATACATGGTCTCTTCTCACCAGAGATTTTTTCAAGCTAATATGAGGTGCATAAATTCCGGGAGCTTTAGGTAGACCTGCAATAAGAGCAGCTTCTGACAAGGTCAATTCGGAAACGGATTTGCCAAAATAATTTCGTGCGGCAGCCTCGACTCCGTATGCTCCTCTACCAAAGTAAACTTCATTTAAATAAATTTCTAAAATTTTATCTTTGCTAAGATAATTATCGATTTTATAAGCCAAAATCGCTTCTTTTACTTTTCTTTTTAACTTTCTCTCAGGGGTCAAGTAAATTACTTTTACAAGCTGCTGAGTCAGAGTGCTTCCCCCCTCAACTACCCTTCCCGCTTTTATATTGGTAAAAAATGCTCTTAGTATGCCTAAAAAATCCACACCGCCATGTTCATAAAATCTGCTATCTTCTACGGCAATAACGGCTTGTTTGAGATAAAGCGGTATCTGCTCAAATTTGACGGGGTAACGTCTCTCCTTTCCAAGTTCCCCTATCAGCCTACCCTTTCTGTCGTAAATTAAAGTAGGGATTTTATAGGAATAATCCTTGAGCTGTTTGATAGAAGGCAGCTCACTGCTTAGTTTATAAATATAGACCAGCACTGATAGTGAGCTAATCAAAAAAATTGTGAAGCAAATTACAACAAATATCTTAAATATCTTCATAGCTAACTCTTCATCCTATATTCAAAAAGAATATCTCTTATTTTTGCAGCTTTTTCAAAATCAAGATTTTCAGATGCTTTATACATCTCTTTTTCAAGAGTCTCAATATCTTTTTTGGCATTTCCCGTAAGCTCAATATCAACTTCACCCTTTTTAGGGATAGTTACATAATCTTTTTCATAAATGCTCACAAGTATATCATTCATTTTACTTTTGATGGTTTCAGGGGTTATATTGTGAGCTTTGTTATACTCTAATTGTTTTTCTCTTCTCCTCTTTGTTTCATTGTAGGCTCTTAATATCGACCCGGTCATCTTATCTGCATAAAATATAGCTCTCCCATTTACATTCCTTGCCGCCCTGCCAATTGTCTGAATTAAAGCTCTGTCAGACCTTAAAAATCCTTCCTTATCCGCATCCAGCACTGCCACAAGGCTTACCTCCGGCATATCAAGCCCTTCCCTTAAAAGATTTATACCTATTAATACATCAAACTCCCCTTCTCTAAGACCTTTGATAATTTTAACACGCTCAAGAGTGTCGATATCCGAATGCAAGTATTCTACCCTAATATTCAAATCTTTCAAATATGCTGTCAAATCTTCAGCCATCCTTTTTGTGAGGGTGGTAACCAATACCCTTTCCCCTTTCTCTACTGTCTTAACAATTTCAGAGTAAACATCATCAATTTGATTTCTCGCAGGTCTTATATCTATCTCAGGGTCAACAAGCCCAGTGGGGCGTATAATCTGTTCGACAACAATACCTTTTGAATCTTCTAATTCAAATTCAGCAGGGGTAGCACTGACATAAAGTACATTATTAACCCTTTCATAAAATTCTTCAAATTTTAAGGGTCTGTTGTCAAGGGCAGCAGGAAGTCTGAAACCAAACTCAACCAATGTAGTTTTTCTTGACCTGTCCCCGTTGTACATTCCTCTAATTTGAGGAATAGTCATATGAGATTCATCTATTATCACAAGGGCATCTTTCGGCAGATAACTTAACAATGTAGGTGGTGGCTCCCCCGGCAACCTTCCTTCAAAATATCTTGAATAATTTTCAATCCCATTGCAATAGCCGGTTTCTTTTATCATTTCGATATCAAACATAGTCCTTTGAGAAAGCCTCTGAGCTTCAAGCAGCTTATTTTCTTTTTCAAAATAAGCTACCCTCTCAAGCAAATCCGCCTTAATCTGCTTGATTGCATCATCTACTGTCACTTTACTTGTAACATAGTGAGTGTTGGGATAAATAGCAATTTTAGGCCTTGTCTGTATGGTTTGACCTGTTAGCGGGTCAAATTCAGATATTCTGTCTATCTCATCACCAAAGAATTCTATTCGATAAGCGAGTTTATCTTCATGAGAAGGGAATACTTCCAAAGTGTCACCTTTTACCCTAAATGTTCCTCTATGAAAATCGTAATCATTTCTATCATATTTTATTTCAACCAATTTTTGTAGAATTTCATCAATTCCAATATCATCACCAACTTCAACTGATACTAACATCCCGTGATAAGCTTCGGGTGAACCTAAACCATAAATACATGAAACACTTGCAACTATTATAACATCTCTTCGCTCAAGTAGACTTCTCGTAGCAGAATGTCTTAACTTGTCAATCTCCTCATTTATAGATGAATCCTTTTCAATATATGTATCAGTCTGCGGCATATAGGCTTCAGGCTGATAGTAATCATAATAACTCACAAAATACTCTACTGCATTGTCAGGGAAAAAGTTTTTAAATTCACCGTAAAGCTGTGCCGCCAGAGTCTTATTATGAGCGATAATAAGAGTGGGGACATTTAACTGCTCTATCACATTAGCCATAGTAAATGTCTTACCTGAGCCTGTTACCCCTAAAAGTACCTGTCTGGTTAATCCATTTTTGAAATTTTTAACAAGATTTTTTATCGCTTCAGGTTGGTCACCACTTGGGCTGTATTCTGTAACTAATTTATACTTGTCCATACTTTTGCCTCAAAAGATAATAACCACCATACAGAGCAGCTTTATTTTTGAGCTTTGAAACAGCAAGACATGTGTTGTTTTTGTAAGCATTGAAAATATTTTTTGCAAACACCCTAATAGTACTTTTGTAATAATAAGTTGCCACTTCCGACAATCCACCGCCAATTATTATAACTTCGGGAGAAAATATATTTGCAATGTTAGATAATCCTACACCGAGATATTTAGCAAAAATATTTACAGCCAAAATAGCTAAATTATTTTTACGCTCCACCAACTGTAATATTTCTCCAATCGAAACTCTATTTTCACTAAGCTCAAAATAAATTTTTTCTAAACCTGTTTTAGAGCAGTAAGCTTCAAAACATCCCTTTTTACCGCACCCGCATAAGTAGCCGTCTGTTTCAATAGTCATATGTCCTATTTCAAAAACACTCAATTCACTTCTTAAGATTTTACCATCTAAAATCAAACCTCCGCCGACACCTGTACCAAGTGTAACCAAAGCCAAATTTTTAATTTTATAATCTGACACAAAATACTCACCCAAAGCAGCCATATTTGCATCATTCTCAATTGTTGAAAATATGTTAACCATCTTTAAATCATCAATAATATTTTTGCCAACAATGTATTTTAGATTGGGAGCATATTTCACTATACCCTCTTTATAACTTACAGTGCCGGGGACTCCCAAACTGACATAGTTGACGTTATATTCAACACATCTGTCTTTTACCAGCCCAACTAAACCTTCGTAGTTTTTTGGTGTATAAACTTTATCGGATGATATAAGATTGCCGTTACCGTCAAAAAGACCACATTTAATATTAGTGCCACCAATATCAAAAACTAAGATTTTGTTATCTTTTCCAAGGAAAATATCGCTCAAATTCTTCTCTCTCACCGGGGTCATACCCGATTATTTTATTCCAAACTGTTGCGTGCTCCATACAAAAATATATAAATACATTTTGCCATTTTTTTCTAATACTTTTGTAAACAAAGTTTAATATTTCCAATCTCTCAGGCTTGAAATATCTAAATTTCCCATCAAGTCCTGAGATATAACTGTATTTGGTTAAAATGCTTCTGTCAAACTTTTCCCTTATTTTATCTATCAAAGATGGTATGCACCTGAAGGTAGATAAACTAATAAATTCAACATACCTTTCATCAATTTCATTTACAAGTTTACTGATAACTTTTTCATAATCTTGAAATGCATCAGGGTAAATCACTATCGGATCAAAATGAAATGCTACCTTATATCCATATTCCGTTAAAGATTTGGCAGCATTAATCCTATCATTTATCGACGCAGCTCTATGTTCTTCATGTGAAGCTATATATTCCGTATTTAAACTAAAAGAAACGATAATATTTTTTGGATTCAGGTTTAGCAGATTACCTATGTTTGCCGACTTTGTTTTAAACTCAAATTGTATATTTTCAAGGTTATTTACGATAGGAGCAAAAAATTTGGAAAACTCAAAAATATTGTCAAGGGCAAGGCTGTCCGACAATTCCCCCGTGCCTACCCTAAACCTCCCTTTCTTATCAAGGATAGAAAGCTCATCCTTTATAGCATTTGTATCTGCAAAAATTTTTATATATTCGTGATTTAAATAGCTTTGTAATATACAGTATGAGCAGTCAAACGGACACCCTTCCATTATATCAAACACATGATAATGGCAGCATCTATAAATTTTAGTGGCGGGGCAAGGTCTTAAAAATGTGCCTCTTGAAGAAGTTACAAAAATATTACTTTTTGAATCTTCAAATTCAGCATCACTTTCAACAATATCGTATGAAATATTTTTATTGTTAAGCAACTCTACAATTTTTGTATTTAAGGCTTTTTTTTCAACATAAATCATTATTTTTTAATATGTTAAATACTTCCTCGACCTTTCTTTCCGACTTTTCTAAAGTTTTAATCTTATCTAAAAAATCCTCAAAACTTTTTACCTCAAAATTAACACTTATAGTGCAAAGCTCAAAATTATTTTTATTTTCCATGACAATACCATTTCCTATCTGCAAAAGCTCGGTTATCTTTTTTTCAAAATCAAATCTTCTCTTATTAAACTCGTTTCTAAGCCTTAAAATCTCACTATCAAGGTCATTTTCAAAATTAATTTCATCCTTAAAATCGTAAATATTATTGATTAAAATCCTAAAATTTGACACGGAAGGGTTTTTTATATGAACGTAATTTGATATTATTTCTATTATCTTTTCATCAAAATTTGTCAAAATATTTAAATATTTAAAGGCAATATCTTTTTCTACTATGTAAGATTTCAAGTTATCAGGCAAATATTGCAGCCTTTCCAAAATATGAAATTGTTTCTTACTTACGATATTGTATTCCTTAAAAAACGAAAAGTTTTCAACATTTAAGTTATTGTTTAGAATAAACATATATATATTTGATAATTCGATAATATTTAGATTGCCACCCCTTAATTTAACTGCAAGATTAATGGCAGCTGCGTAATCGCAAACCTCTTCAAAAAGCACCAACTCATTAGTCTGGAAACCGAAATTTGCAATAACATATAAAGTATCATCAATTTTTACACACGGAACAATAGGGTTAAGACTTTCAACATCTTTTGGAAAATAGAAGTCAAATGTTTTTCTGTCTACTTTGTTAGCAGAATTAATCTTAATTATTTTCATTCACCTTCTCATCAAAAAGGGCATCAACAAAATTTCTTGCATCAAAAGGCTTCAAATCTTCCATAGATTCCCCAAATCCAATGAATTTTACAGGGATACCAAGCTCATCAACAATTCCGACAATCACTCCCCCTTTTGCAGTCCCGTCAAGTTTTGTTAAAACAATACCGGTAACATCTACATCAGACTTAAATGCCTTAGCCTGCATTACAGCATTTTGACCACTGGTAGCATCAAGCACAAGTAAGACTTCATGAGGAGCATCAGAAATCTCTTTTTGTATAACTCTTTTAACCTTTGTAAGCTCATTCATCAAATTATGTTTAGTGTGGAGTCTACCAGCCGTATCAGCGATAATTACATCATAACCTTTAGCTTTGGCAGAAGCCACTGCATCAAAAATAACTGCTGCCGAATCACTCCCCTGAGTCTGCTTTACCACGGGCACACCAACCCTTTCTCCCCATATACAAAGCTGCTCTATTGCTGCAGCTCTAAAAGTATCCCCTGCCGCAAGTAATACTTTTAAACCGCTATCTTTAAACATCTTTGCAAGTTTTGCTATGCTTGTAGTTTTACCTGCACCATTTACACCTACTACAAGCACCACATACGGTTTCTGGTCAGTCATTTTCAAACTGTTATCAATGTTAAGTATTTTAAAGACCTCTTCTTTGATATACTTTTTTAATTCAGAAGGATTTTTTAATACTTTTCTTGAAACATCTTTTCTAACTTTATCAATTATTTTAAGGGTAGTTGCCACACCAACATCAGCAGAAATAAAAAGCTCTTCCAACTCCTCTAATAAGTCCTCATCAATAACTTTCTTCCCAAGAAGTACAGACTCCATCCCACCTACAATTTTATCGGAAGTCTTACTTAACCCATTTTTAAGTCTCTTAAAAATACTTACTTTGTCCTCTTTAACCGGCTCATTCTTTAACGGCACAACATCTTCTACAGGTTTTTCCTCGAAGATATCTTCAACCTCTGCATCTTTTTTATCAAGAATCTCTTCACTCAGCTTATTTTCCTCAATTAACTGCACATCAGTTTCACTCTCTTTAACTTCAGCGCTCTTTTTCTTTTTAAAAATATCAAAAAATCCCATCTTATTCCTCTATTATGTTTTTTATTTTTTCCATACTGTCATAAATCAACTTTTTGTCATCATAACTAAATATTTTATCTTTAATGTAAAAAAGTTTGTAATCCCCTATTGTAAAAAAATTTATATAAAAATTTTCAAATTTTATTTCACCAAACAAAATATTCTTTTTAAGCTGCTGCATCATATTTGCCGTATGATTTACAAGCATCATAAATTCATAATTATCCGAACAATTAACCTTAAATATCAGCTCGCCGATATCGTCAATTAGAATAACAGTAATGTTTTTAAAATCGTAATTATTTAATCCTTCAAACATTTAACTTAACCTTACTGAGATAACTTTTGAAACACCGGGCTCCTGCATTGTAATACCATACAAAGAATCGGCTGATGCCATAGTCTTTTGATTGTGTGTAATTATCACAAATTGAGTATTTTCAGATAATGTCCTTACAATCTTACAAAATCTTTCCA
Above is a genomic segment from Deferrivibrio essentukiensis containing:
- the ftsY gene encoding signal recognition particle-docking protein FtsY; the protein is MGFFDIFKKKKSAEVKESETDVQLIEENKLSEEILDKKDAEVEDIFEEKPVEDVVPLKNEPVKEDKVSIFKRLKNGLSKTSDKIVGGMESVLLGKKVIDEDLLEELEELFISADVGVATTLKIIDKVRKDVSRKVLKNPSELKKYIKEEVFKILNIDNSLKMTDQKPYVVLVVGVNGAGKTTSIAKLAKMFKDSGLKVLLAAGDTFRAAAIEQLCIWGERVGVPVVKQTQGSDSAAVIFDAVASAKAKGYDVIIADTAGRLHTKHNLMNELTKVKRVIQKEISDAPHEVLLVLDATSGQNAVMQAKAFKSDVDVTGIVLTKLDGTAKGGVIVGIVDELGIPVKFIGFGESMEDLKPFDARNFVDALFDEKVNENN